In Desulfovibrio litoralis DSM 11393, a genomic segment contains:
- a CDS encoding heavy metal translocating P-type ATPase, with translation MQPQAQELIQTNKDNSTKIEHLTLKVNGMHCAACSARIERVLSNTNGVNKASVNLVSSQLSLSYVPEIISLESIFEKVASLGFSLELPAAEDDLLSNMKQRQKDETERLRKQALNLIPNLGLALPLLIISMGEMFGLNLPEFISSTHSPKMFAFIQFILCTPLLWLGRNFYISGFRQLFKASPNMDSLVALGTGAAYLYSLWFSFVVWFGQNTVELSATMALDGHHAAMNGAIGQLYYESAAVLLAMISLGKYLEARSTHKAGSAIEGLLNLAPETATRVSLEANEQEELVSVSALLVGDYILIRPGERVPVDGLVIKGQSSVDESMLTGESLPVFKEKGSNVVAGSLNKNGSFVMQAQKIGLNTSLARIARMVQDAQSSKPDLAKLADQISLYFVPTVMAIALLSGVFWFFYGDLALSLKHFVSVLVIACPCAMGLAVPTAVIVSSGRAAELGILVRNGAALERGAKVQTILMDKTGTLTEGKPKLKDIIILTDENNFDFSELKAVAQLYSLSLEELLVLACATLEASSEHPLADALIQAKTELYTQHNLIDSTFELNLIENSFNSVAGKGVEAELNIVSGAKNMTFHIACGNRLFIEELNQVKLTAKESDIMQAVATKGQTPLLLSINKILVAVLGIADSPREESKAVIQELKRLNIEVVMLTGDNQETAKAVCSELGIKQYHAGLLPGDKANIIHEFQEKGLVVAMIGDGVNDAPALAKANLGIAMGSAIDIAVDAGDLVLLKPGLVALPTALRLCSATVRNIKQNLFWAFAYNLLGIPVASGILSIWGGPTLSPMLAGTAMALSSVSVVTNALRLRYFK, from the coding sequence ATGCAACCGCAAGCTCAAGAATTAATTCAAACAAATAAAGATAATAGTACAAAAATAGAACATCTTACTTTAAAAGTTAACGGCATGCATTGTGCCGCCTGTTCCGCTCGCATTGAAAGAGTTTTAAGTAATACTAACGGAGTAAATAAGGCAAGCGTAAACCTAGTAAGCAGTCAATTGAGTTTAAGTTATGTTCCTGAAATTATCAGCTTGGAAAGTATTTTTGAAAAAGTTGCAAGCTTGGGCTTTAGTCTTGAATTACCTGCCGCCGAAGACGATTTATTGTCAAACATGAAGCAAAGACAAAAAGACGAAACGGAAAGATTAAGAAAGCAGGCTTTAAACTTAATCCCCAATCTTGGGCTTGCCTTACCTTTATTAATTATTTCTATGGGTGAGATGTTTGGATTAAACTTACCTGAGTTTATTTCTAGCACTCATTCACCAAAAATGTTTGCCTTTATACAGTTTATTCTCTGTACTCCGCTTTTGTGGTTGGGGCGGAATTTTTATATTTCTGGCTTTCGTCAGTTGTTTAAAGCCAGCCCTAATATGGATTCTTTAGTGGCATTAGGCACGGGGGCAGCATATTTATATAGTTTATGGTTTAGTTTTGTTGTTTGGTTTGGTCAAAATACTGTGGAGCTTTCCGCTACCATGGCTTTAGATGGTCATCATGCTGCGATGAATGGTGCTATTGGGCAACTTTATTATGAATCGGCGGCTGTTTTATTGGCGATGATTTCACTCGGAAAATATCTTGAAGCTCGCTCTACTCATAAAGCGGGGAGTGCGATTGAGGGTTTATTAAACTTAGCACCTGAAACCGCTACAAGAGTGTCATTAGAAGCGAATGAGCAAGAAGAGCTTGTTTCAGTTTCCGCCCTTTTGGTGGGTGATTATATTTTGATACGCCCCGGAGAGCGTGTTCCCGTTGATGGTTTGGTGATAAAAGGGCAGTCTAGTGTTGATGAATCCATGTTAACAGGCGAAAGTTTGCCTGTGTTTAAAGAAAAAGGCAGTAATGTTGTTGCCGGTTCTTTAAATAAAAACGGAAGTTTTGTGATGCAGGCACAAAAAATAGGCTTAAATACAAGTTTAGCACGCATTGCACGCATGGTGCAAGATGCACAAAGTTCAAAGCCTGACTTGGCTAAACTGGCGGATCAAATCAGTCTTTATTTTGTTCCAACAGTAATGGCTATTGCTCTTTTAAGTGGAGTCTTTTGGTTTTTTTATGGCGATCTTGCTTTGAGTTTAAAACATTTTGTTTCCGTGCTTGTTATCGCTTGTCCTTGTGCTATGGGCTTGGCTGTTCCGACCGCCGTTATTGTTTCATCAGGTAGGGCGGCAGAGCTTGGAATTTTAGTGCGTAATGGTGCGGCTCTTGAAAGAGGTGCTAAAGTACAAACCATTTTGATGGATAAAACAGGGACACTCACAGAGGGAAAGCCAAAGTTAAAAGATATTATTATATTAACTGATGAGAATAATTTTGACTTTTCAGAACTCAAAGCAGTAGCACAGCTTTATAGTTTAAGTTTAGAAGAACTTTTGGTTTTAGCTTGTGCTACTTTAGAGGCTAGCTCCGAACACCCTCTGGCAGATGCACTGATTCAAGCCAAAACAGAGCTTTATACACAACATAATTTAATAGATAGTACCTTTGAACTAAACCTTATAGAGAATAGTTTTAATAGTGTAGCGGGTAAAGGGGTAGAGGCGGAGTTAAATATTGTAAGCGGTGCAAAAAATATGACTTTTCATATTGCCTGTGGAAATAGATTGTTTATAGAAGAGTTAAATCAAGTTAAGTTAACGGCGAAAGAATCAGACATTATGCAGGCCGTAGCCACTAAAGGACAAACTCCTTTGTTGTTAAGTATCAATAAAATTTTAGTTGCTGTTTTGGGAATAGCCGATAGCCCAAGAGAAGAATCTAAGGCTGTTATCCAAGAGCTTAAAAGATTAAATATTGAAGTAGTAATGCTCACGGGTGATAATCAGGAAACAGCAAAAGCAGTGTGTAGTGAACTTGGCATTAAACAGTATCATGCCGGGTTGCTCCCCGGTGATAAAGCCAACATTATTCATGAGTTTCAAGAAAAAGGTTTGGTTGTGGCAATGATTGGGGACGGCGTAAATGATGCACCCGCATTAGCTAAAGCAAACCTTGGTATTGCTATGGGCAGTGCGATTGATATTGCTGTTGATGCCGGAGATTTGGTCTTGTTAAAACCCGGTCTTGTTGCCTTGCCAACTGCTTTAAGATTGTGTTCGGCAACAGTAAGGAATATTAAACAAAATTTATTTTGGGCGTTTGCTTATAATTTATTGGGTATTCCCGTTGCTAGCGGAATTTTATCAATTTGGGGTGGACCAACCCTGTCCCCTATGCTTGCAGGAACAGCAATGGCATTGAGTTCTGTTTCTGTTGTTACCAACGCTTTACGCCTACGTTATTTTAAGTAA